In the genome of Thermococcus sp. MV5, the window AATAAACCCGGGAATTTCTTATGTTCCAGTTTTGAAGGAAGTTGCGAACGCTAAAGTTTACAGGACGTGAGAACTTGGACTTTTTAAAGCTTTACGTGATTTCAATTCTTTCAATTGTTTTTGGATATGTACTAGGTGAAACTTTAAGTGAGACTAACTTAATCAAACTTATTGGGGCTAAACCTACTATGTAGCCAAGTGAGTTAATTAAGTTGAATGCTCCCACTGCTGTTCCCTTCTCCTTTTCACCAGCAAGTTTCCCACAATTGAAGTTGATGAAATGCTTATGAATGACCATGAATAACCAGCAAGAAAGTACGGAAGAAATGCTAATGGTAGGAGATGCTGAATTATGAATGTCTCTATAAGGATGGTTCTGACCTCCTCCCTGTCAATGGCGAGGGATTAATTCGTTGGAACTAAAACACTAAAATTTTAATCAAGAGCAGCTATAAAAATAGTTGAGATTAGTATTCAGTACAAAATCAAAAGAGGTGCAGAGACATTGAGAAGTGACTTAATATGTTATAAACCCATTGGTATTATTCACACTCCATTTAAAGATCCGAGAGGGGTTCCAATACAGCCTTCTGCAGCAAGAGGTATTGAAGGAGAGGTAGAGGTCTTCCCAGAATATGTCAAAGGTCTGAAAGACCTTGAGGGATTTTCACACATAATCTTAATTTATCACTTTCACCTAGCGAAACCCAATAGTTTGTTAGTCAGGCCTTATATGGATGCTGAGTATCATGGAGTCTTTGCCACCAGAGCTCCAAGTAGACCCAACCCAATAGGTCTCTCTATAGTGAGGCTTGTCAGAGTTGAAGGAAACGTACTTCACATTAAAGATGTCGATATAGTAGATGGAACGCCTCTCTTGGATATCAAACCTTACGTCCCTGATTTCGACGTTAGAGAGGTTGAAAGAATAGGCTGGCTTGAAAATAACATTCATAAACTCCCAAAGGCGAGGGATGATGGAAGGTTTGCAAGAAGATGAAATAAATTAAAAATCTTCATAAAACAAAAAGAAGGCTCAATAATATCCAATTGGTGCTCTATATGGCCAGTATGCCCTTCTACCATAAATCCATCCTGGCCTTTGCCAAGGTGGAAGGTAACTAAAAGGTCCGTTTCCTGGCCATGGTCCAGCCCATCTACCTCTACCAAACCAACCTCTTCCTCTACCTCTCCGCCATCCTCTTGGCATGAGTGTCACCTCCATTTGTTTTTTGACCAAATCTAATGCAAAAATAAAAATTTCAAAGGGAAAAGTTCACCAGTCCCACCAGTATGTCCACCATGGGTAGTATGGATAGTAATTCCTAGGCCATGCATAATATCCCCATGGTCCTCCAAAGAGCCACCAACAGGAACCTCTTCCAAAGAGCCATCCTGGCCTCAGCCATGGTGGAAGCCAACTGAATGGGCCGTTTCCAGGCCAGGGCTTCCACCAGTACCATCCCCAACCCCACGGCATCACCACCACCTCCAAGGAGCGTTCTTTGGAATGAAAAATGGGCAAGCGGGATCATCAGCGTGAACAGTTAGATTCCAAAATTCACACTTGCCATCCTTATAGTGGACGCAATCCTTGTGCCTTGGTGGCTCTGGTATCGGTGGTCTTGCTGGCATTGGGAATGGAGGATAGTAAGCTTGTGGCTGAGGAGCGGGTGGGTAGTGTGGTGGGACATGGAAAGGTTGTGGGTATTCGGGTGATTGTGGAGCTTCGCCTTTGCTTATCTTTTCAACAGCTTCCTTTATCGGGGTTCCCGGTGGAAATGTGTAAACCTTAATTCCTGCAGCTTGTAGGGCAGCCATAGCGTTTGGGCCAAGTTGAGGAGCAATCACTGCATCAACTCCTTCCTTAATGAGCATTTGCACAACCATTGGACCTGATCCGCTTGGGACATTCATGGCTTTGTTTTGGATAGTTTTAACGTTTTTAATTTCTCCGTTTTCTACATCGACGATTGTAAACACGGGTGCCCTTGCAAAAACTGCTGAAATTGTGTCTTCTAACCCTCCATCGTTTGAACTTGATACTGCAATTCTCATGATATCACCCCATTATGTGCATATGCAAAAAAAGTTTAAAAGGTTTATTGGACAAATTTGGGTATAACCAAAGGTTAAAATGAGAAGAAACCGCTAATCGGTGTAAAAAATCCAGTAAAAGAAAGAAATAAAAACCTAAATCTCGACTATGTACTTTATGCTGCCTTCTGCAAAGCCCTTAAAACAGCCGAGTTTGAGCTCCCTAATGGCTTTCCTAATATCAACAACCTTCATGGATGCAATATGGGTTATTCCCGTTCCCTTAAAGAACTCTGGTAAAGCCTGTCCAGTTGGCCCTGTAAGGAGAATAATTTTTGCATTCTTTGCTCTTTCAGCTATCATATCAACAGTTCCGTTTACTATACAAGTTGCACTTGCAATAACTGCATCAACTTCTGGCAGAAGCCAGTACTCTAAGGAATCGCTCAATGTTTCTTTGTCCCACAATTTTGGATTGCGCTCAAAGATGTACAGCTTAAAATTCCTTTCGCGTAGCGCTTTGACTATTGGGGGCATGTTCCCAATGACCGCTATTTTTCCAATATCATCAGAGAAGAGTTCTACTGCATCAGCCCATTCTGCATTATTTAGATCGATGTGGTATTGGGAAACCGCATTTATCGCCGCCAGAGCCAGAGTTCTTTCAACGATGTTCAGGCTGTCAGCCTTTTTTATGAACTCCTCTAGGCTTGGCTCTCCAATTGAGTTTTCGTATCTTTGGATTTCCTCTGGCAGGGTCATAGCAACTCCGAGGGCTCTACCATTTTCACCCTCAACGAGGACGTAGGTGTAGGGAAGACCGAAGGAAAAATCAACAAGCTCTAAGCCTTTTGCAAACTTCAGCGCTTCTTTTTTGAATTTCTTCAACAGCATTTTATCACCCTCTATCAACTCTAATTCCTTTGAGACCCTCTATTCCAAGCTCAGGAATTTTGAACTCGCCGTTTTCATAGACAATCAACTTAATCCACTTAATTTTGCTTTTATCAACACCAACTTTCTCGAACACTTTTGCGAGGGGGACACTCATGTAGGTGTTGTTTATCTTTGCCCCTGTTGACTTCACCAGAGTAGCATTAAACTCGACACCACCAAGTGCTTCTAGCTCCTCCAGACTAATTTCGCTCTTTATGAGCCCGCTAATCTCTATTGCAAATGTCCCCTGGGGTGTAGTGCTTGTAGTAAAGGACTGAATGTTAGTTAGGGTAGATGACGGAGAAATGGTTGAGCTTGCTGTGGGTGAGTTACTTTTCTCAGGAGTTTTTGTTCCACCTATACACCCGCTTGAAATCACGCTAAACACCAGAACTCCAATTAAAAGCAGTGCTAAGCATTTTTTCACGGTAACCACCGAAAAATACACATCTTTGTGGAATTTAAACATTTTGTGTAAATAAACGCATTTAATTAAATAGAAGTGATTTCATATGTAAGTTTTGCCTGTATAGAGGACCTAGATGTATGGAAAGGAGAATAGCAATTGCTTTCATAATCTGTGCAATTATTATTGCAATGCCTTTTGCGGTTAAGCTCGCTGAAAATAGTATTAAAAGCAACACAGAATTCCTTCTTCAAACATAACTACTACATTTGGAAGAATAACCTACATTAGCTCAGCAGTTTCTCATGAAGGTTCTGACTTGCTCTGTGTTATTCCTGCCAAAGCTTATGTTCCGGGGGTTGGGATTGAAGTGACACTCAATGTTACGGTTAAGTTTAAGCATGTACAACCATGTCCCTACTCTGACTGGGAGATTCTAACTGAAAATCCTGTCAATGTTAAAGTTGTCAGCGAGAGTGAGACTAAGCTGACCGATGCATTCACGGCAGTTAAGCAGTACACCGTTAAGATTCTTTATAGCTTTTGAGCCCTATACAAAGAAAAAAGTTGAGAACTTTCATGCATCTTATCTCGACGTTGCAAAGGCTAAAGTGTTTAAAGCATAAGGCTTTGAACTTTAAAATTTCATCCACTCGAAAGCCTCGCCCTTTAGGGCGGGGATGTAAGAATTCTAAAATCGGTATTCGAGTAAAAACCCTTTTAAACTCCTGCAACGTAATAGGGCCTCAGAGAGTCTCCCATCAAATACTCCTCCAAGAGGTTTCATTATGCCTTTGCCTTGGGGAGGATGACGCGGGTAAGTGTCCATTCAAAGACTGCATTCAAGCGGTTGAAATCAATTGACTGACTCTTGCAAATAACTCCAACCCGGTCTCCGGTAGGGGTAACGGGTTAACTCGCTGGAACCCTCACCCTTCAGGGCGGGGAGAAGGTCAGCCATATTTTCATACCTCCAAACTCGGAGAGGAGAAACATGATTGGTGTAATACTTGCTGGAGGCAAATCAAACAGATTTGGGGAGGAAAAACTTCTGTATAACGTGAACGGAAAAGCTTTAATTACCTACACAATCGAGAGACTCCTGAAATCAAAAGCAATAGAAGAAGTAGTCATAATAACATTAGAAGAAAGAAAGGACAAGTTTAAGGATCTTGGAGTTAGGATTCTCATTGATAAACTTGAGATAGGTCCGATTGGGGGGGTCTATACAGCTTTGGTCAAGCTGGGGGATGTGTTTATAGCAGCAGGTGATATGCCCAATATAAATCCAAAGTTTGTAAACTATATTATAAAAGAATTCCACAAATTTAGACCCATGGCCTGTGTTCCTTTATGGGCAAATGGATACCTTGAGCCCCTTCATGCTGCTTATTCCGAGGAATTCTTACTCGTACTTGAAAACCAGATAAAAAAAGAGGAATATATGTTGGGAAAAGCCATAAAAACGGCAAGCACCCACTATATCCAAATAGACTCCCTCCCTTTTGAATGGAGAGAGAGCTTTTTCAATGTAAACACAAAAAGAGACTTGAAAAAGTTTAAAGGCGCTTCGAGAGAATAATCATCTTGTCCAAGATCTTTGGGCTGAATTCTTTTATTAAGTTCTCTTCAACTATTGTACGAAGCTTTTTGAAACCTAGATTTTTTGCTCTAGCCAATAAGAAAGGAAAGTCCTTCTCCTGCCCCCACATGTATGCAGTGACTATCAAATTACTGTAAATGGCCTCCTCAAGAATATAATATGACTCTCCCAACTTCCCACTTTCGAAATAAACTGCATCATCTATACCTGCCAGTCTATCTTTAAATGCCGTAAACCAATGATGATAAGAGCTCTGAAACCTGCCCACGACCATCTCTTTATTTTTAATTTCTTTCCATGAAAACTCAAATAAATCAGGGGTTTTTTCCTGGCCTGAAAAAAGAGAGAGTTCAAACTCGACAAAATAGCCCTGAAAGAGCACATTATCAATCCCAAGTTTTGTATAAAAGCCAATAGCACTTTTTTCAGGCACTACTGTTAAAAGCTCACATCCTTTTTCTTTTGCAAGTGCTGCAACAAAGCTGACAATTTTTCTCCCTATCCCTCTCCCCCTAAAGTTCTTGTGGACTTCTAGAATATCCAGATGTGCTATTCTTCTAATTCTACCTGTTATTGGCTCTTCGCTTATCAAAAGCTCAGCATTTCCAATAATTTTCCCATTTATCTCTGCCACTATGGGAATCTGACCTTCTAATAAAAGACTATTCAAATGAACTGCACAGCTTTCAATACTCATCCATGGGCCACCATGCAGATAGCGGTCTTTTATACTGAGTTCTTCATAAGTCGCTTCTCTATTATTGTCTTTCTTGATCCACTTTTCAACATCTGAACAGTGTACTTCGACTATCCCCTTTGCATCTTCAAGCTTTGCTATCCTGATATTCATGAAAATCACCAAAAGAGATAAACTCAGGGCTCGGCCTCGCTTAAGAACTCAAGCAGATCTAAAAGTCTCCTATCTTTAATCTTTGTTATATATCCGCTTACTTCTTCCCTTCCTATTTTTCCGTCCTTGTATAAGGCAACAACTTTTACACCTTCAAAGAATTCTTTCATATCTGGAAAGGCCCTGGCAAACATGTCTAAATTGTTGTATATCACATCAAATTTGTCTTCCATTAGTATCTGCCAGAGAACATCTATTAATGAGTCAAATGCAATGTCAAAATACTCTGTACCTCTCCCATATAACATCGCATAAAGGCACTCATGTAAAGCTGCATCATAATTATCTTTCTCTTCAAATATCTCCTCAAAGACCAGATGCACTTGGGCTACTAATTGATTATTCCCATGCGCCTCGGAAAGTATTTCCGCCAGTTCCGCCTTTGCTTTTGGGATATCTCCTATTTCAAATGTTATATATGCCTTGTGAATTCTAATATGGGCAATCTCCTCCTTCTTTCCAAGTTTCTCAAAGACATTTTCAGCTTTGTTCATAAGTTCTAGAGCTTTTTCATACTCCAGAAGTTCCTCATGGATAAGACCCATGTTGTAGTAAACTTTTGCAATATTCTCAAGGTTCCCTTTTTCAATTTCCTCTTCAAGCAGTTCTCTGTAAAGCTCAATTGATTTTTCAAGCTCGCCTAATAGATAATACAAATCAGCAAGATGATATTTGGCCTCAAAACTTCCGTCTTTCTCAACAAGTTCCTCAAAGTCCTTAATCTTATCAACCTCGAGAAACTCAAGAGAATAGTAGACAACCAGTTTATAGAGTTCGTAATCCTTACACTCCAATGCGAGTTTCTCAGTTTTCTCTAGAACAATCTTTAGCTCATCTTCAGTTAGCTCATCTGCTTTGTAATAGAGCAACGTTGCTACCTTTTCGCATTCTTTTTCCTGAATTGCTTTAAGTACTTCTTCCATCCAGCTTCACCAATTAATTTTAGTAAATGGAGTATTTTAACCTTTGGCAGGACATGATTATTTCATATGAAAAAAGTTTAAATATTCAAAAGTCCTTTAAAAGTCTCAAAGGTGAAGTGTCTATGTGGGAAATACTCGACAAAATAAAACCTGGTGAGATTGTACTGATCAAATATTCTCCAACAGTAAATCCCACCAGAATCATTCATGATATTATCAAATGGACAAAAAGTAGAGAATATCAAACATTAATCACGGACATGTATAACATACTAGACCTCCATCTCCGCCGCATGAAAATGGAGGGAGTGGATATAGAATTATTAAAATCAGTAAAAATTATAGAGATTGGGCGGCATAAACCCCCAATGGGAAACGTAATAAAATTCATTCCAGTGGACAGGGAATTATTGGCATTGTTGGCAGAGTATAGAGAGGTTTATGAAGAAGTTGTAAGTAAACACTTTACCATCATTCTTCTCCTTGGATTGGAGAGATACATGCTATTCAAAAATGAGGTTATGCCTTTTGCAAGTGTTCTTGAAAGATTTCTGGGAGACACGCGACGAATAGCGATATATTTTGTTAACAAGGATGTATTAACAGACATTTCTCCCAATCCCTCTCCTCTACTTGAAGAACTTGCTACAACTATAATAGAGCTCCAGAAAGACATAAAGAAAATTAAACTTACTGTTAACAAGGCATTAAACCCCGAACTTGAGGGATACGAGGAATGTTATTAAGTACCAAAAAAGCTGGATCCTACTTCCACCGAACGGCAAAACTACCAATTTATCAAAAACTTTTTTATCTCTCTCTTCTCTATAAGGAACATGCTTGAAGTAATTTTCCTCGGGACTGGAGGCATAATGCCAAATAAAGAAAGAAACGTTCCTGCTATAGCTTTGAAATATAAGGGCGAGATAATACTATGGGATATTGGGGAAGGCACATTACGACAGTTCAATATCGCCAAGCTGAGCCCAATGAAGATCGATAAGATTTTCATAACTCATTTTCATGGCGACCACTATCTTGGCTTGATGAGCTTTATCCAGACCATGAGCCTGTGGAATAGAGAAAGACCACTTCATATCTACGGCCCAAAATATACCTTTGAATTTGTGCAAAGTTATTTAAAAAGTGGATTTTTCAGGCCAGGATTTGAAATTCACATTCACGAGCTTGGAGAAGCTAGATTAAAGTTCGGGGATTATGAAATATGGAGTTTTAAAGTTGAGCATGGGGTTCCTGCTTTGGGATATGTATTTAAAGAAAAGGAGAAGAGGGGGAGTTTTGATATTGAAAAGATTAGAGAGCTCGGACTAATCCCAGGCCCTTGGATGAAGAGGCTTGAAAAAGAAGGAAAAGTGGAAATTGATGGTAGAATAATACACCTTGAAGAAGTTACTGGAAAGCCCAAAAAAGGAGTAAAAGTAGTATATACTGGAGACACCGAACCATGTGAGAGAGTGAAGCTTTTTTCAGAAAAAGCTGACCTACTGATACACGAAGCCACTTATGTAGATGAAACAGACAGAAACGAAAGCTATCACTCAACAGTTTCTGAAGCTTGTGAAACAGCGAAAAAAGCCAGAGTAAAAATTTTAGCCCTCTTCCATAGAGCACCTAGATACACTTATGAAGAGTACTGTATGAGGGCACGTGAAGTATGCAACTACGAATTTATAATTCCAAAGGACTTTGATGTCATTAAAGTTGGTGAGGGGTATGAGTTATCTTCGATACGTTAAGATCATCGGGACTATGCACGTGTCTCCAAGGAGTAGGGAAGAAGTCAGACGATTGATCTTAAAGGAAAATCCTGATGCCATAGCTATTGAACTCGACAAACAACGATTCTATGCCTTAAAATCTTCTAAAAAACTCACGCTTCAAGAAGCCTTGAAACTTGGAAGAAAGGCACTTTTGGCTTACATTCTAATGAAAGTTGAAGAGAAAATTGGGGAAGAGT includes:
- a CDS encoding DUF257 family protein is translated as MWEILDKIKPGEIVLIKYSPTVNPTRIIHDIIKWTKSREYQTLITDMYNILDLHLRRMKMEGVDIELLKSVKIIEIGRHKPPMGNVIKFIPVDRELLALLAEYREVYEEVVSKHFTIILLLGLERYMLFKNEVMPFASVLERFLGDTRRIAIYFVNKDVLTDISPNPSPLLEELATTIIELQKDIKKIKLTVNKALNPELEGYEECY
- a CDS encoding ribonuclease Z: MLEVIFLGTGGIMPNKERNVPAIALKYKGEIILWDIGEGTLRQFNIAKLSPMKIDKIFITHFHGDHYLGLMSFIQTMSLWNRERPLHIYGPKYTFEFVQSYLKSGFFRPGFEIHIHELGEARLKFGDYEIWSFKVEHGVPALGYVFKEKEKRGSFDIEKIRELGLIPGPWMKRLEKEGKVEIDGRIIHLEEVTGKPKKGVKVVYTGDTEPCERVKLFSEKADLLIHEATYVDETDRNESYHSTVSEACETAKKARVKILALFHRAPRYTYEEYCMRAREVCNYEFIIPKDFDVIKVGEGYELSSIR
- a CDS encoding lipopolysaccharide assembly protein LapB, translating into MEEVLKAIQEKECEKVATLLYYKADELTEDELKIVLEKTEKLALECKDYELYKLVVYYSLEFLEVDKIKDFEELVEKDGSFEAKYHLADLYYLLGELEKSIELYRELLEEEIEKGNLENIAKVYYNMGLIHEELLEYEKALELMNKAENVFEKLGKKEEIAHIRIHKAYITFEIGDIPKAKAELAEILSEAHGNNQLVAQVHLVFEEIFEEKDNYDAALHECLYAMLYGRGTEYFDIAFDSLIDVLWQILMEDKFDVIYNNLDMFARAFPDMKEFFEGVKVVALYKDGKIGREEVSGYITKIKDRRLLDLLEFLSEAEP
- the mobA gene encoding molybdenum cofactor guanylyltransferase MobA: MIGVILAGGKSNRFGEEKLLYNVNGKALITYTIERLLKSKAIEEVVIITLEERKDKFKDLGVRILIDKLEIGPIGGVYTALVKLGDVFIAAGDMPNINPKFVNYIIKEFHKFRPMACVPLWANGYLEPLHAAYSEEFLLVLENQIKKEEYMLGKAIKTASTHYIQIDSLPFEWRESFFNVNTKRDLKKFKGASRE
- a CDS encoding GNAT family N-acetyltransferase is translated as MNIRIAKLEDAKGIVEVHCSDVEKWIKKDNNREATYEELSIKDRYLHGGPWMSIESCAVHLNSLLLEGQIPIVAEINGKIIGNAELLISEEPITGRIRRIAHLDILEVHKNFRGRGIGRKIVSFVAALAKEKGCELLTVVPEKSAIGFYTKLGIDNVLFQGYFVEFELSLFSGQEKTPDLFEFSWKEIKNKEMVVGRFQSSYHHWFTAFKDRLAGIDDAVYFESGKLGESYYILEEAIYSNLIVTAYMWGQEKDFPFLLARAKNLGFKKLRTIVEENLIKEFSPKILDKMIILSKRL
- a CDS encoding NifB/NifX family molybdenum-iron cluster-binding protein, encoding MRIAVSSSNDGGLEDTISAVFARAPVFTIVDVENGEIKNVKTIQNKAMNVPSGSGPMVVQMLIKEGVDAVIAPQLGPNAMAALQAAGIKVYTFPPGTPIKEAVEKISKGEAPQSPEYPQPFHVPPHYPPAPQPQAYYPPFPMPARPPIPEPPRHKDCVHYKDGKCEFWNLTVHADDPACPFFIPKNAPWRWW
- the tsaA gene encoding tRNA (N6-threonylcarbamoyladenosine(37)-N6)-methyltransferase TrmO yields the protein MRSDLICYKPIGIIHTPFKDPRGVPIQPSAARGIEGEVEVFPEYVKGLKDLEGFSHIILIYHFHLAKPNSLLVRPYMDAEYHGVFATRAPSRPNPIGLSIVRLVRVEGNVLHIKDVDIVDGTPLLDIKPYVPDFDVREVERIGWLENNIHKLPKARDDGRFARR
- a CDS encoding Rossmann-like domain-containing protein; translated protein: MLLKKFKKEALKFAKGLELVDFSFGLPYTYVLVEGENGRALGVAMTLPEEIQRYENSIGEPSLEEFIKKADSLNIVERTLALAAINAVSQYHIDLNNAEWADAVELFSDDIGKIAVIGNMPPIVKALRERNFKLYIFERNPKLWDKETLSDSLEYWLLPEVDAVIASATCIVNGTVDMIAERAKNAKIILLTGPTGQALPEFFKGTGITHIASMKVVDIRKAIRELKLGCFKGFAEGSIKYIVEI